A stretch of the Nicotiana tabacum cultivar K326 chromosome 6, ASM71507v2, whole genome shotgun sequence genome encodes the following:
- the LOC107807756 gene encoding bZIP transcription factor 46-like: protein MGSYLNFKNFADTSQPESSGGKPMNNDNFSLARQSSIYSFTFDELQSTCGLGKDFGSMNMDDLLKNIWTAEESQAMSSSVAGGNVSVPVGNLQRQGSLTLPRTISQKTVDEVWKDFQKETVNANDGSAPGASNFGQRQSTLGEMTLEEFLVRAGAVREDMQPTRYSKDVTFTSGFTQPSSNNSSLNIAFQQATQNPQQLSNQIAENSIFNVVTTTSSQQKPQQAQPLFPKQTTVAFASPMQLGNTAQLASPGTRAPIVGMSNPSVNTSIIQGSIMQGGVMDMAGLHNGVTSVKGGSPGNLDPSSLSPSPYACGEVGRGRRSCTSFEKVVERRRKRMIKNRESAARSRDRKQAYTLELEAEVAKLKEIKQELQKKQAEFIEKQKNQLLEKMNMPWENKLICLRRTATGPW from the exons ATGGGTTCTTACCTGAACTTCAAGAACTTTGCTGACACATCACAGCCAGAGAGCAGTGGTGGGAAGCCAATGAATAATGATAATTTTTCGTTGGCTCGACAATCTTCCATATACTCGTTTACCTTTGATGAGCTCCAAAGTACATGTGGACTTGGGAAAGATTTTGGGTCAATGAATATGGACGACCTATTGAAGAACATTTGGACAGCTGAAGAGTCTCAAGCCATGTCATCTTCTGTTGCTGGTGGAAATGTAAGTGTGCCAGTGGGAAATTTGCAGAGACAGGGTTCTTTGACATTGCCTAGGACAATAAGTCAGAAAACTGTTGATGAAGTATGGAAAGACTTTCAGAAAGAGACTGTTAATGCCAATGATGGAAGTGCCCCTGGAGCATCAAACTTTGGGCAGAGGCAATCTACCTTGGGAGAAATGACGTTAGAAGAGTTTTTGGTTAGAGCAGGAGCAGTGCGAGAAGATATGCAACCAACTCGATACTCAAAGGATGTTACATTCACTAGTGGTTTCACTCAACCAAGCAGTAACAACAGTAGCTTGAACATAGCATTTCAACAAGCAACTCAAAACCCTCAACAGTTGAGTAATCAAATTGCAGAGAATAGCATATTCAATGTGGTTACTACCACATCTTCACAGCAAAAGCCTCAGCAGGCACAGCCCCTTTTCCCCAAACAAACAACTGTCGCATTTGCTTCACCGATGCAACTAGGGAACACTGCTCAACTGGCTAGCCCAGGGACAAGGGCTCCCATTGTCGGAATGTCTAATCCGTCTGTAAATACTAGTATTATTCAAGGCAGTATCATGCAAGGTGGTGTTATGGACATGGCAGGATTGCATAATGGGGTCACATCCGTAAAAGGAGGATCCCCTGGAAATCTTGATCCTTCATCTCTTTCACCTTCACCTTATGCATGTGGCGAAGTTGGAAGAGGAAGGAGATCATGCACCTCTTTCGAAAAAGTTGTTGAGAGAAGGCGTAAGAGGATGATAAAGAACAGGGAGTCTGCAGCAAGATCAAGGGATCGAAAGCAG GCATATACTTTAGAGTTGGAAGCTGAAGTGGCAAAGCTTAAAGAAATTAAGCAAGAGTTGCAGAAGAAACAG GCTGAATTTATCGAGAAGCAGAAGAATCAG TTATTGGAAAAGATGAATATGCCATgggaaaataaattaatatgcTTGAGAAGGACAGCGACAGGACCTTGGTAG